The region CTTCTGTTTGGTTGGCATTAACAATAGGTGTTACTAAAAAGTTATTTCCCCAAAGGTAGGTTGATGCTACAGTTTGTAACTTTGAATTATCTTCCTCTTCAAAAAATAATGGTCGCATTAAAGGTGCTCCTGTTTGATTATTTTCAAATACCAAATTGTAATTATATGGTAGTAATTGGTATCGCAATTCGATAGCTTGCTTGGCTAATGCTTTCGCTTTATCGCTTCTGTAAACAGGTTCTGCAGGCACATCTTCTTGTGCGTGAGGTCTGTAAATAGGTTGAAACACTCCATACTGTAACCAACGTGCGTACAGCTCATCATCTAGATTATTTCCTGCAAATCCACCTAAATCGCTATGCATATACGCCAAACCTTGCAGTCCCATTTGAAGCGCAATTTCTGGTTGAGATTGTAATCCTCCCCAAGTTCTGTTGACGTCTCCAGACCAAGGAATCATCCCAAAACGTTGTGAGCCAGAACTTCCTGCACGCATTAAAATAAATGGTCTTGTATTAGAGAAGTTTTTAACGTACATCTCCTGAACCAATTCTGCCCAATGGTGACCATAAATATTATGCACCTCATCTGCAGTTCCTGTTGCGTGAAGTAACCCTTCAGGATGCACTTCTGGCTCTCCTAAATCGCCCCAAACCCCTGACACACCTAAGTTTACTAAATCTTTATAAATATTCTGAAACCATTGTTTTCCTTTTGGATTGTAAATATCTATCAATCCTGTATTACCAAAATAGAAGTCGAAAGTATATGGATTACCTATAGAATCTTTAGCCAAAATATCGGCTTTTACAGCTTCGTCCCAACGCTTAGAAGTTGTTAACACAAAAGGTTCTGTGACTAAAACCGTTTTCACATTTTGGTCTTTTAACCCTTTAATCATTTGTTTAGGATTTGGAAACGAATCTCTGTAAAATTCTAAATTTCCCATAGTGCCTTGAATGGTTTTTCCGAACCAGAAAATATCAATGATTATAGCATCTAACGGAATGTTTTCGTCTCTAAATTTTTGAACTGTTGCTTCTACTTCTTTTTGTGAATGGTAACCAAATCGACTAGAAAAATTACCCATAGCCCAACGTGGTGGCATAGGTTGTCTGCCAGTTAGTTTTGTGTAATTTTTGGTTAAATCCAACCAAGACTCACCAACCACAATTTGATAGGTTTTTCTACCAGAAATGGTTTCGTAAGTGATGGTGTTATCTGCGTTGCTATCTAAATCTAAAAAGCCTATTGGTGCATTATCAAAATGAATAAGATACTTATTGGAAGATACTACCATTGGCATGGTGTAATTCATTAACTCGCTTCTTTCTTCGTAACCATAATGTGCTTTGTTGTATAGCTCTAAACGATTACCTCGTCGGTTCATACCTAACGCTCTAGCTCCACCACCATATAATACTTCCTTTGGTTTTAAGTTGAAACTAATGGTTTCGAAATCGTCTGTTTTTTGATAGCCATTTTTTATTGAAGTGATTTCTTTACCATCTTTCCAATAGGACATATGAAAAGGCGACTTGGTAATTTTTACTGTTAATTTTGCAGATTGAAAACTAATCTCTGAAGTTGTTTCATTAAACTTTACATTAGAAAGTGCTTTATATAAAACTACAGCATGTGACTTTTTATCAAATGTTTCACCTGTTGGTAAAAATGTGGTTTCGACAGTTTTAGGATTGTAAAATTGGATAGAATAGCTTCCATCAGAAACCTGAATATTTAATTGATTATTTTTAAAATCAGCAGAAACAAATTCTCTTTTTTGAATAGCATCTTCAAACAACCACGTAATGGCTTCTTCAAAGTTATTTCGCCATAATTCTTCATTATGCCTACCTTCTGGAACAACTTTAGATTGTATGTTTTCTTCTGGGAATCCATTGTCTTTTAATAAAGACGTTATACTTTTCATGTCTATAACAGTCTGACTAATTTCATTAAATCCAGCATTTTCTCCTTCTTTTCCACCTGCTAAAAAGTACATTTTGGTATTTTGAAGATTAGCATGCTTTTTGGTAAACTCATTTACTTCTGGAGCAAACCAAAACGCTGGAGAATACACTCCTACTTTACCAAAAACTTCTGGATATTTTAATGCAGCATAATGCGAAATTAATCCACCCATGGAGCTACCAAAAATAGCTGTATTGCTTCTATCTTTTTTGGTGTTGTAATTAGCATCAATATGTGGTTTTAGTGTATTGACAATAAAATCGACATACATATCTCCTTCACCTCCACCATATTTAGCATTGGTCCAAGGTGAATACTCATCTAAACGCTTAGATTCACCATTATCGATACCAACAACAATAAGCTTTAGGTTGTCTTTGAATAATTTGTCTAAGGTTTCATCCACATTCCACTCGCCATAACCAGAGGTTTTTGCATCAAAAATGTTTTGACCATCGTGCATATATACGACAGGATAATCCTGCTTTGAGGTTTTATAATCTGGTGGTAAATAGATCCAAACACGACGTTTTCTGTTTAGTTGAGGCATATGAAACTCTTCGGAAAGAATGGTAACATTTTTTGAAGCAGTTGAGGCTTCTTCATTATCAAACAAATGACTCCAACCAGCAATTTTAACCTTAAACGTGTCGTTTGGTTTTTCAAACTTGTAAATGCGATTATCTATAGCTTCACCTGTATTTGTACTTTCTGCAGTATTCCAATTGCCCAAAGTAAACTTAAATAAAATACGCTGTTCTGTTTTTGGAAGCGTGATTTGATATTGACCATCTACTTGTTGTAATTGATAGTCTTTATGTCCACCAGACCAACCTTCAAAATCACCTGAAATAAAAATAGAAGCGTCTTTTGGTGTGTCTTCAGGAAGTCCATCCACGATGATGGTGACTTGTGCAATTGTTACTTGGACTAGTAAAAAGGATAGTATGTAAATAATGTTTTTCATTTTATTATTTAAAAGATTCTTCACTTCGTTCTGAATGACAGATTGTTTCATTTAATTGAGACCTCTCGACTACGCTCGAGGTAACATTTGTTTATAATTTGGTAGTTAATAGTAAGCTTCCTCTTTCTTTTAATTGGATGTCATCTTGCCATACAAAAGTTTCACCAGTGATGATGTTTTTCAATGTTTTTCCGTTTAAACCGACTTCTTCATAGCGTTTTAAATCGATAGTAATTGGTTCATCATTTTTATTAATAATATGTACAACGGTTTCGCCTTCAACAACTCTAAACAAGAAATACGTTCCTAAAAATGGTGCAAAATGAATGGTTTTACCATCGTGAATGGCAGCACTTGTTTTTCTGTAATTCAGCACCTTTTTAAGATAGTTTTGCATATCTTTTTGGTCGTCTGTTAATCCTTCACCTGTAAATGCATTAACGGTATCACCTTGCCAACCACCAGGAAAATCCGTACGGATTAATCCATGATCGCCTGGTTTTTCAAAGTCATTCATTAAGATTTCTGTTCCATAATAAAGTTGTGGTGTTCTTGGTAGCATTAATAAATAACTTAGTGCCATTTTTGTATTTGGAATATCACCTTTTAATTGTGTAAAAATGCGGCTCATATCATGATTATCTGGAAAAATCATGATGTCTTTTGGTGAGGTATATGCAAAGTCGTTTGCCAAACCTTCGTACATTTTAACTAATCCAGTGTCCCATTTTTCTTCTTCATTTAAAGCGTCAACGATATGTCTTTGCATTGCAAAATCCATGGTTGATTTTAAATTGGATTTGTAACCATCTTTGTTTTTGTTTCCATCTTGCCAATAGGCTATTAGCAATGGGTTATAACTCCATTCTTCACCAACGATATTAAAATTAGGATATTCGTTCATGATTGCTCCTGCCCAATTAGCCATAAATGTTTTATCAGGATATGGATAAGTGTCTTGTCTTATTCCGCTTAGGTTTAGCGTTTCAATCCACCAAATGCTATTTTGAATAATATAGTTAGCCATAAACGGATTACGCTGGTTTAAATCTGGCATTGCACTAACAAACCAACCTTCTGCCATTTCTTTTTTATCACGCATAGCAGCATACAAATCTTGATTGCTTGTACGTCTATGATTGGAATTGTTTAATGGTTTATTATTTTCAAAATTGGCTTGTTGGTTTACCCAATCTTTAAATGGTAAATCTTGCATCCACCAATGCTCACTTCCGCAATGGTTAGCCACTTGGTCCATGATAATTCCCATTCCTTTTTCTTTGGCTTTTGTAGATAATTCTTCATACTCTTTTAAAGTTCCAAAACGAGGATCAACTCGATAAAAATCGGTCATTGCATAGCCATGATAAGAGGATTCAGGCATATCATTAATTAATAATGGACTAGACCATATTTGGGTAAAACCCATATCTTGAATATAATCTAAATGTTGAATGATTCCCTTGATGTCTCCACCATGTCTGCCATAATCATCTTGTCTATTAATAGTAGCTTCTTTTAAAAGGCTTACTTGTTCTCCATTTTCGTTAATACTAGAAGCATCTAAATAAATATCATTAGAAGTATCTCCATTTGCAAATCGATCTGGAGTAATCAAATAAATGACGTCACTGCTATCAAAACCTTGAAAATCTGTTGCGTCTCTTTCTCTATCTTTTAACTCATATGTTTGGGTTAGCTGCTTCCCATCTTTAAATTTGAAGTTGATATTAAATTGACCTGCTTTAGCACTTTCAGCAATAGCTAAATCAACAAACAAATAATTAGGACTATCAGCTTTATGTACTTTTTCAATTGAAACACCTTGGTAGTTGATGCTTAATTCTGCGTCAGAAATGTTTGGATGCTTCACTAGTAATTGAAACTGATTGTTATTAAAACCAATCCACCAATTAGGCGGTTCTACTCTTTCGATATCGTTTTTAGCTTCGGTAACTACTTCTGGCGCTTTAGTTTCTTGAGTTTTATTTTTACAAGACAAACTAACACTAACTAAAATTATTAATGCTACGTGTATTAATTTTTTCATTTTAATTAGTGTTTTCAAATTATATTTTAACTAAATTATTAGGTGAAATAGTGACTTGCTTATTGTTTACAATAATGTCTAAATTATTTTGTCCTTCTAACTCAAAAGCAGTTTCGTTTTGCGAAATAGTCACTTTTAAAATTTGATCTCTAAAATTTACTTTAAAGGAGTAGGCTTCCCATTGTTTAGGAATACGAGGTTCAAAATTTAGCATGTCGTTTTTAATACGCATACCTCCAAAACCTTCTACAATACTCATCCATGTACCAGCCATGCTAGTAATGTGCAAACCTTCTTCAACTTCTTTATTATAATCATCTAAATCTAAACGAGAGGTGCGCAAATAAAAGGTATATGCTTGATCCATTTGATCTAACTTAGCAGCTTGTATGCTATGCACACAAGGTGACAGTGAACTTTCATGCACTGTAAAAGGTTCGTAGAAATCGAAATGGCGTTTTAATTCTTCAGTTGAAAATTGATCTTCAAAGAAATAAAATCCTTGTAATACATCAGCTTGCTTTATGTAAGGTGAACGTAAAATGCGGTCCCAACTCCATTTCTGATTAATTGGTCTATCTGTTTTAGGCAAGTCTTCAACTGTAATTAATTCTTTATCTAAAAAGCCATCTTGTTGTAAATACACTTGGTGTTTTTCAGAATACGGAAAATACATATTTTCTGCTACTTTTTTCCAAGTGTGAAGTTCTTCATGCGTGATTTTAGTTTTACCTTCAATACGTAAATAGTCGTCGTGATAACCTTCTTTTACTTTATCAATAGTTT is a window of Olleya sp. YS DNA encoding:
- a CDS encoding glycoside hydrolase family 13 protein; the encoded protein is MKKLIHVALIILVSVSLSCKNKTQETKAPEVVTEAKNDIERVEPPNWWIGFNNNQFQLLVKHPNISDAELSINYQGVSIEKVHKADSPNYLFVDLAIAESAKAGQFNINFKFKDGKQLTQTYELKDRERDATDFQGFDSSDVIYLITPDRFANGDTSNDIYLDASSINENGEQVSLLKEATINRQDDYGRHGGDIKGIIQHLDYIQDMGFTQIWSSPLLINDMPESSYHGYAMTDFYRVDPRFGTLKEYEELSTKAKEKGMGIIMDQVANHCGSEHWWMQDLPFKDWVNQQANFENNKPLNNSNHRRTSNQDLYAAMRDKKEMAEGWFVSAMPDLNQRNPFMANYIIQNSIWWIETLNLSGIRQDTYPYPDKTFMANWAGAIMNEYPNFNIVGEEWSYNPLLIAYWQDGNKNKDGYKSNLKSTMDFAMQRHIVDALNEEEKWDTGLVKMYEGLANDFAYTSPKDIMIFPDNHDMSRIFTQLKGDIPNTKMALSYLLMLPRTPQLYYGTEILMNDFEKPGDHGLIRTDFPGGWQGDTVNAFTGEGLTDDQKDMQNYLKKVLNYRKTSAAIHDGKTIHFAPFLGTYFLFRVVEGETVVHIINKNDEPITIDLKRYEEVGLNGKTLKNIITGETFVWQDDIQLKERGSLLLTTKL
- a CDS encoding TIM-barrel domain-containing protein → MKNIIYILSFLLVQVTIAQVTIIVDGLPEDTPKDASIFISGDFEGWSGGHKDYQLQQVDGQYQITLPKTEQRILFKFTLGNWNTAESTNTGEAIDNRIYKFEKPNDTFKVKIAGWSHLFDNEEASTASKNVTILSEEFHMPQLNRKRRVWIYLPPDYKTSKQDYPVVYMHDGQNIFDAKTSGYGEWNVDETLDKLFKDNLKLIVVGIDNGESKRLDEYSPWTNAKYGGGEGDMYVDFIVNTLKPHIDANYNTKKDRSNTAIFGSSMGGLISHYAALKYPEVFGKVGVYSPAFWFAPEVNEFTKKHANLQNTKMYFLAGGKEGENAGFNEISQTVIDMKSITSLLKDNGFPEENIQSKVVPEGRHNEELWRNNFEEAITWLFEDAIQKREFVSADFKNNQLNIQVSDGSYSIQFYNPKTVETTFLPTGETFDKKSHAVVLYKALSNVKFNETTSEISFQSAKLTVKITKSPFHMSYWKDGKEITSIKNGYQKTDDFETISFNLKPKEVLYGGGARALGMNRRGNRLELYNKAHYGYEERSELMNYTMPMVVSSNKYLIHFDNAPIGFLDLDSNADNTITYETISGRKTYQIVVGESWLDLTKNYTKLTGRQPMPPRWAMGNFSSRFGYHSQKEVEATVQKFRDENIPLDAIIIDIFWFGKTIQGTMGNLEFYRDSFPNPKQMIKGLKDQNVKTVLVTEPFVLTTSKRWDEAVKADILAKDSIGNPYTFDFYFGNTGLIDIYNPKGKQWFQNIYKDLVNLGVSGVWGDLGEPEVHPEGLLHATGTADEVHNIYGHHWAELVQEMYVKNFSNTRPFILMRAGSSGSQRFGMIPWSGDVNRTWGGLQSQPEIALQMGLQGLAYMHSDLGGFAGNNLDDELYARWLQYGVFQPIYRPHAQEDVPAEPVYRSDKAKALAKQAIELRYQLLPYNYNLVFENNQTGAPLMRPLFFEEEDNSKLQTVASTYLWGNNFLVTPIVNANQTEAEVYFPKNSNWFNYYTDEKVEGGQSLSVKTEDNYIPTYVRGGAFIPTAKPMQSTAEYNGNNFDLHYYFDASIKESVQTLYNDDGNTKDAFEKGQYEILEFEAESCKNRLDIEFEAETGANYVESTKTIDVIIHNFPKSPKRIKFNRKKIEFTYNKVDKTLTFQVNWNTSNDVETQIKY